A single Rhinolophus ferrumequinum isolate MPI-CBG mRhiFer1 chromosome 12, mRhiFer1_v1.p, whole genome shotgun sequence DNA region contains:
- the CRB2 gene encoding protein crumbs homolog 2 — MALARPGTREPRLPAPFLLLLLLLWAPALALLAGTVPSAIPHACASDPCTPGNECQATESGGYTCGPMEPQGCATQPCHHGALCVPQGPDPNDFRCYCVPGFQGPRCELDIDECASRPCHHGATCRNRADRYECHCPLGYAGLTCEVEVDECASSPCLHGGSCLDGVGSYRCVCTPGYGGASCQLDLDECQSQPCAHGGVCHDLVNGFRCDCADTGYEGVHCEQEVLECASAPCAHNASCLEGLRSFRCLCWPGYSGDQCEVDDDECAAGPCQHGGQCLQRSDPALYGGIQAAFPGAFSFRHAAGFLCRCPPGFEGDDCSVDVDECASGPCLSGGRCQDLPNGFQCHCPNGYTGLTCQEDVDECLSEPCLHGGTCDDTVAGYICWCLEAWGGHDCSVQLTGCQGHTCPLAATCIPTFESGVHSYVCRCPPGTHGSFCGQNTTFSMVAGNPVRASVSVGGSLGLALRFRTTVPAGALATRNDTHVSLELALVGTTLQATLWSHGDTVLVLRLPDLTLNDGQWHRVEVTLRLGVLELRLWHEGCPAMFCVASSPVAPGPTASMAPTPAGFCSVQLGGVAFAGCLQDVRVDGHFLLPEDLGDNVLLGCQRREQCQPPPCAHGGVCVDLWTHFHCECPRPYSGPTCAYEVPAATFGLGGTLSSASFLLHQLTGPNLTVSFLLRTREPAGLLLQLSNDSVAGLTVFLSEGQIRAEVLGRPALVLPGRWDDGLRHLVTLSFGPDELQGSGQQVHVGGRLLPADAHPWGGPFRGCLQDLRLNDLHLPFFLPSLGNSSQPSELGSRQSWNLTMGCVSEDMCSPDPCLNGGTCLVTWNDFHCTCPTNFTGPTCAQQLWCPGQPCLPPATCEEVPDGFVCVAEATFREGPAVAFSGHNASSGPALSGLSLAFRTRDSEAGLLRAAAGAFAAVWLAVRNGSLAAGVRSGHGPPGAVLPAPGPRVDDGAWHRVRLAMERPAATASRWLLWLDGAATPVALRGLAGDLAFLRGPGAARILLAENFTGCLGRVAVGGLPLPLARPRPGAAPGPREHFSAWPGPPALRLGCLGEPVCVPSPCLHGGDCRDLFDSFACACGPGWEGPHCEARADPCSSAPCVRGRCHAGPDGRFECRCRPGFTGPRCRLPVLPEECSLNLTCLNGSPCEAGPRGANCSCQEGFAGQRCQVPCAANPCLNGGTCRAAGGVYECICGTRFSGQFCEVVKGLPLPLPFPLLEVAVPAACACLLLLLLGLLSGILAARKRRQSEGTYSPSQQEVAGARLEMDSVLKVPPEERLI; from the exons ATGGCGCTGGCCAGGCCTGGGACCCGGGAGCCCAGGCTCCCAGCTcctttcctgctgctgctgctgctgctctgggctCCGGCCCTTGCCCTCCTGGCTG GAACGGTACCTTCAGCGATACCACACGCCTGTGCCTCAGACCCATGCACTCCAGGAAATGAGTGCCAGGCTACGGAGAGTGGTGGCTACACATGTGGGCCCATGGAGCCTCAGGGCTGTGccacccagccctgccaccaCGGTGCTCTGTGTGTGCCCCAGGGTCCAGATCCCAACGACTTCCGCTGCTATTGTGTGCCTGGGTTCCAGGGCCCACGCTGTGAGCTGGACATCGATGAATGTGCATCCCGGCCCTGCCACCACGGAGCTACCTGCCGCAACCGGGCTGATCGCTACGAGTGCCACTGCCCCCTTGGCTATGCAG GCTTGACCTGCGAGGTGGAGGTTGACGAGTGCGCCTCGTCGCCCTGCCTGCACGGGGGCTCGTGCCTGGACGGGGTGGGCTCCTACCGCTGCGTTTGCACGCCGGGCTACGGAGGCGCCAGCTGCCAGCTGGACCTGGACGAATGCCAGAGTCAGCCATGTGCGCATGGGGGCGTGTGCCACGACCTGGTCAACGG GTTCCGGTGCGACTGCGCGGACACGGGCTACGAGGGCGTGCACTGCGAGCAGGAGGTGCTGGAGTGCGCGTCGGCGCCCTGCGCGCACAACGCGTCCTGCCTGGAGGGCCTCCGGAGCTTCCGCTGCCTCTGCTGGCCAG GCTACAGTGGCGATCAGTGCGAGGTGGACGATGACGAGTGTGCAGCAGGACCCTGCCAGCACGGGGGCCAGTGTCTGCAGCGCTCCGACCCGGCCCTCTATGGGGGCATCCAGGCCGCCTTCCCCGGCGCCTTCAGCTTCCGCCATGCTGCGGGGTTCCTGTGCCGCTGCCCGCCGGGCTTTGAGG GGGACGACTGCAGCGTGGACGTGGACGAGTGTGCCTCAGGGCCATGCCTCAGTGGAGGCCGCTGCCAGGACCTGCCCAATGGCTTTCAGTGTCACTGTCCAAATGGCTACACAG GCCTGACATGTCAGGAAGATGTGGACGAATGCCTGTCGGAGCCCTGCCTCCACGGTGGGACCTGTGATGACACTGTGGCGGGCTACATCTGCTGGTGCCTGGAGGCGTGGGGTGGGCATGACTGTTCCGTGCAGCTCACCGGCTGCCAGGGCCACACTTGTCCATTGGCTGCCACCTGCATCCCCACCTTCGAGTCTGGAGTCCACAGTTATGTCTGCCGCTGCCCACCTGGTACCCATGGATCTTTTTGTGGCCAGAATACCACCTTCTCCATGGTGGCTGGGAACCCTGTGCGGGCATCAGTATCTGTTGGTGGTTCCCTGGGTCTGGCACTGAGATTTCGCACTACAGTACCTGCTGGTGCCTTGGCTACTCGCAATGATACCCATGTCAGCTTGGAGCTGGCATTGGTGGGGACCACACTTCAGGCCACACTCTGGAGCCACGGTGACACTGTACTTGTCCTGAGGCTGCCAGACCTGACCCTAAATGATGGCCAATGGCACCGAGTGGAGGTGACGCTTCGCTTAGGGGTCCTGGAGCTGCGGCTCTGGCATGAGGGCTGCCCTGCCATGTTCTGCGTGGCCTCCAGTCCTGTGGCCCCAGGTCCTACAGCTTCGATGGCTCCAACGCCTGCCGGGTTCTGCTCTGTCCAGCTGGGTGGCGTAGCCTTTGCAGGCTGCCTCCAGGACGTACGTGTGGATGGGCACTTCCTGCTACCTGAGGATCTTGGGGACAATGTCCTTCTGGGCTGCCAGCGCCGTGAACAGTGCCAGCCTCCGCCTTGCGCCCACGGAGGGGTCTGTGTGGACCTGTGGACTCACTTCCACTGCGAGTGCCCCCGGCCCTATAGTGGTCCCACATGTGCTTATG aGGTTCCTGCTGCCACCTTCGGCTTGGGGGGCACCCTGagctctgcctccttcctgctccaCCAGCTGACAGGCCCCAACCTCACTGTGTCCTTCCTGCTCCGCACTCGGGAACCTGCTGGCCTGCTGCTCCAGCTTTCCAACGACTCAGTGGCTGGCCTGACAGTCTTCCTGAGCGAGGGCCAGATCCGGGCGGAGGTGCTGGGCCGTCCTGCCCTGGTGCTTCCTGGGCGCTGGGATGACGGGCTCCGCCACCTGGTGACCCTCAGCTTTGGGCCTGACGAGCTGCAGGGCTCAGGGCAGCAGGTGCATGTGGGTGGGAGGCTCCTCCCTGCTGACGCCCACCCCTGGGGTGGGCCCTTCCGAGGCTGCCTCCAGGACCTGCGACTCAATGACCTCCACCTCCCCTTCTTCCTGCCGTCACTGGGGAACTCAAGCCAGCCCAGCGAGCTGGGCAGCAGGCAGTCGTGGAACCTCACCATGGGCTGTGTCTCTGAGGACATGTGCAGT CCTGACCCCTGTCTCAATGGTGGGACTTGCCTGGTCACTTGGAATGACTTCCACTGCACCTGCCCTACCAACTTCACGGGGCCCACGTGTGCCCAGCAGCTGTGGTGTCCTGGCCAGCCCTGCCTCCCGCCTGCCACCTGTGAGGAGGTCCCTGATGGCTTTGTCT GTGTGGCCGAAGCCACGTTCCGCGAAGGTCCCGCCGTCGCATTCAGTGGGCACAACGCATCGTCAGGGCCCGCGCTCAGCGGCCTCTCACTTGCCTTCCGCACACGCGACTCCGAGGCCGGGCTGCTGCGTGCGGCCGCGGGCGCCTTTGCCGCCGTTTGGCTGGCGGTGCGCAACGGCTCGCTGGCGGCCGGCGTGCGCAGCGGCCACGGCCCGCCCGGTGCGGTCCTGCCCGCGCCTGGGCCGCGCGTGGACGACGGCGCCTGGCACCGCGTGCGCCTGGCCATGGAGCGCCCCGCCGCCACTGCATCACGCTGGCTGCTGTGGTTGGATGGCGCGGCGACGCCCGTGGCGCTCCGAGGCCTGGCCGGCGACCTGGCCTTCCTGCGAGGCCCGGGCGCCGCCCGCATCCTGCTGGCCGAGAACTTCACGGGCTGCCTGGGCCGCGTGGCGGTCGGCGGCCTCCCGCTGCCCCTGGCGCGCCCGCGCCCCGGCGCGGCCCCCGGCCCCCGAGAGCACTTCTCGGCCTGGCCCGGACCGCCGGCCCTGCGCCTCGGCTGCCTAGGCGAACCCGTGTGTGTCCCCTCGCCCTGCCTGCACGGCGGTGACTGCCGCGACCTCTTCGACTCCTTTGCCTGCGCCTGCGGCCCGGGCTGGGAGGGCCCGCACTGCGAGGCCCGCGCCGACCCGTGTAGCTCAGCACCCTGCGTCCGCGGCCGCTGCCACGCGGGCCCCGATGGCCGCTTCGAGTGCCGTTGCCGGCCTGGCTTCACTGGGCCGCGCTGCAG GTTGCCTGTCCTGCCAGAGGAATGCAGCCTGAATCTCACCTGCCTCAATGGCAGCCCATGTGAGGCTGGGCCTCGGGGAGCCAACTGCAGCTGCCAGGAGGGCTTTGCTGGCCAGAG GTGTCAGGTCCCCTGTGCAGCCAACCCCTGCTTGAATGGGGGCACCTGCCGGGCAGCTGGTGGGGTATACGAATGTATCTGCGGCACACGGTTCTCTGGCCAGTTCTGCGAAGTGGTG AAGGGCCTGCCGCTGCCACTGCCATTCCCACTGCTGGAGGTGGCAGTGCCTGCAGCCTGcgcctgcctcctcctcctcctcttgggCCTCCTCTCAGGGATCCTGGCAGCCAGAAAGCGTCGCCAGTCAGAGGGCACCTACAGCCCGAGCCAGCAGGAGGTGGCCGGGGCCCGGCTGGAGATGGACAGTGTTCTCAAGGTGCCGCCCGAGGAGAGGCTCATCTAG